A genomic stretch from Microplitis mediator isolate UGA2020A chromosome 10, iyMicMedi2.1, whole genome shotgun sequence includes:
- the LOC130675807 gene encoding uncharacterized protein LOC130675807: MVGHDAQSLYNSGKFDNDTMHNYFMFVISMFNKTDEYVFYYHSGRKTIRDFRSSDCEMIANYRVTAELSAVDSTYDGRSIVLGTVDGCLSVLAIADPQKCDMKHYLEELPFRDEKWKSKMEKQKMTIKFKAVTRIARITYNLQNRIAQKIAVI; encoded by the exons ATGGTGGGACACGATGCTCAATCGCTTTATAATTCAGGGAAATTTGATAATGATACTATGCATAATTATTTCATGTTTG TAATATCAATGTTCAACAAAACAGAtgaatatgtattttattatcatagtGGTAGAAAAACAATTAGAGACTTCCG aTCATCTGATTGTGAAATGATTGCCAATTATCGTGTAACAGCAGAATTAAGCGCCGTTGATAGTACTTATGATGGCAGAAGTATTGTATTGGGTACAGTAGATGGATGTTTATCTGTTTTGGCTATTGCTGACCCACAAAAATGTGATATGAAACATTATCTCGAAGAATTACCATTTAGAGATGAAAag tgGAAGTCAAAAATggagaaacaaaaaatgaccataaaatttaaagcagTGACGAGAATCGCAAGAATTACATACAATTTACAAAATCGTATAGCGCAAAAAATAGCAGTAATTTAG
- the LOC130675778 gene encoding alpha-latrotoxin-Lg1a-like yields the protein MRKSKIRQSKMQKVIKCRVRRRQSESTVFRYIMTAILSHDEDHIDNSTTESISVDGYHSCMCQISVLHIAAVNGNYSIFKKFIDLGADIYKRIGKTQFTVLHAAAKSSNYDIVKYLIENGLDVNVVINDIGPMNGETALHFVAEKGTKEVTTLLLDNNASINAKSAIGITPLIKAVEARNYDAMDVLIKYAPDLFCTYEKDGYTETIFHSAISNSNWEVLYDWLFLFADAIDVNNNDTNFFSFFKSQLLLHHALRYRPIEVEEAIISYLLEVGVDVNALDSNNKLAIECESALEFRPHSIKLIKEHIVELIAAGFYVCDRNIQAVSTKEFDHHSAKCRLEVEKMKKNQLEDSNITFIKILQKNELYVAPYLKSVDLDNIFEHLRICQI from the exons AtgagaaaatcaaaaatacgacaatcaaaaatgcaaaaagtaataaagtgCAGAGTAAGACGACGACAAAGTGAAAGTACAGTATTTCGTTATATCATGACCGCTATATTATCTCACGACGAAGATCATATAGATAATTCAACAACCGAAAGTATCAGTGTTGATGGCTATCATAGTTGTATGTGTCAAATATCTGTTCTACACATCGCCGCAGTGAATGGAAATTAtagtatatttaaaaagtttatagaTCTTGGTGCTGACATATACAAACGGATAGGTAAAACTCAATTTACGGTCTTACATGCCGCCGCCAAGTCCTCCAATTATGATATCGTCAagtatttaatagaaaatggCTTAGATGTTAATGTTGTGATAAATGATATTGGTCCGATGAATGGAGAAACTGCATTGCACTTTGTCGCCGAGAAAGGAACAAAAGAAGTTACAACATTACTATTGGATAACAATGCTAGTATTAATGCTAAATCTGCCATAGGAATCACTCCTCTTATCAAAGCTGTTGAAGCTCGAAACTACGATGCCATGGATGTATTAATAAAGTATGCACCTGATCTCTTTTGCACTTATGAAAAAGATGGTTACACtgaaacaatttttcattcaGCTATTTCAAATTCCAACTGGGAAGTGTTATATGATTGGCTATTCCTATTTGCTGACGCGATTGAtgttaataacaatgatactaatttcttttcattttttaaatcccaACTGTTACTTCATCACGCTCTCAGGTATAGACCTATCGAGGTCGAAGAAGCAATTATTTCATATCTGCTTGAAGTTGGTGTTGATGTTAATGCTCTAGattctaataataaattagctATCGAGTGTGAATCCGCATTAGAATTTCGACCACATAGTATTAAACTGATTAAGGAGCACATTGTAGAATTGATAGCAGCGGGTTTTTATGTCTGTGATCGAAATATTCAAGCTGTTAGTACAAAGGAATTTGATCATCATTCCGCCAAGTGTCGTttagaagttgaaaaaatgaaaaaaaatcagttagAGGACAGTAATATCACATTTATAaagattttacaaaaaaatgagcTATACGTGGCACCTTATTTGAAGTCTGTTGATTTAGACAATATATTTGAAC atctaagAATTTGCCAGATCTGA
- the LOC130675952 gene encoding putative ankyrin repeat protein RF_0381 has translation MMSEYNLISAIRLGQFDRINEMIDSVDLSHCQACPYQYILLLNAVKKNQTNIVKLLLSKNFQVNYSSKKLTNSPLHWAVTNTNYEIIEMLLNNQADVNAKNQYGKTSLHLAIEKKNLKITELLINFGADINALTNHQETPLYIATNKLCLKMIKLLLNKQADVNAEAINGVTPLFRAVDLQSREIVEYLLENGSNINFVCKSFWYDGYTPLHLAAELGNEEIVKILLDRDANINAKTKNELIPIFVAAEKNHGNIVKVLLDHRAKLSSKNENGQTILSYSVKSGYLIIVEQILTHEKYYLDPDSTDNWGTPLLHLAARYNHVEIIFSLLKHAADINYKDQYGRTALHIATQARQIIATETLLDMGADINIEWENGHTPLDDANSPALCSKFVSYNNYDSFDSYDSTKDAFINEEIIEALNQHILKIKFAGFYVSEKNYQSAIDYYDNNNIDKYESECKLEIENLKSEKIRGSISLHDILTKNNRYLSLYAKNKTIVKLFESNEYELNFPIYGGIIYGNFSRGVRRNLLIDKIDEYGFDEIFYQLPIACIEEIISFLNENDLKIPPEFEWRLARDTYPLE, from the exons ATGATGTCAGAATATAACTTAATATCAGCAATTCGATTGGGACAATTTGACAGAATTAATGAAATGATTGACAGTGTCGATCTATCTCACTGTCAAGCTTGCccatatcaatatatattgcTTCTTAatgctgttaaaaaaaatcaaacaaatATAGTCAAATTACtgctatcaaaaaattttcaagttaattattcatctaaaaaattaactaattcacCACTTCATTGGGCGGTTACAAATacaaattatgaaataattgaaatgCTTCTGAATAATCAAGCTGATGTAAATGCTAAAAATCAATACGGTAAAACATCACTTCATCtagcaattgaaaaaaaaaatctaaaaataactGAATTGCTTATAAATTTCGGAGCAGATATAAATGCTCTTACAAATCATCAAGAAACACCTCTTTACATTGCaactaataaattatgtttgaaaatgattaaattactGTTAAATAAACAAGCTGATGTTAATGCTGAAGCAATTAATGGTGTAACTCCTCTCTTTCGAGCCGTTGATTTACAGTCTAGAGAAATTGTTGAATATTTACTAGAAAATGGATCtaacataaattttgtgtGTAAATCATTTTGGTATGATGGTTACACGCCTCTTCATTTAGCTGCCGAATTAGGAAATGaagaaattgttaaaattttacttgatcGAGATGCTAATATAAATGctaaaactaaaaatgaattaataccAATTTTCGTAGCTGCTGAAAAAAATCATGGGAATATTGTTAAAGTATTATTAGATCACAGAGCTAAACTGTcttctaaaaatgaaaatggtCAAACAATTTTGAGTTATTCTGTTAAGTCTGGGTATTTGATAATTGTCGAACAGATCTTAAcacatgaaaaatattatttagatCCTGATTCAACAGACAATTGGGGTACACCACTTTTACATTTGGCTGCTCGCTATAATCatgttgaaattatttttagtttgctCAAACATGCTGCTGACATTAATTATAAAGATCAATATGGGAGAACAGCTCTCCATATCGCTACTCAAGCAAGACAAATAATAGCCACAGAAACTTTATTAGATATGGGTGCTGATATTAACATTGAGTGGGAAAATGGTCATACACCACTTGATGATGCTAATTCTCCGGCTCTTTGTAGTAAATTTGTAAGTTATAATAACTATGATAGTTTTGATAGTTATGATTCAACTAAAGACGCGTTTATAAATGAAGAAATTATTGAAGCTTTAAATcaacacattttaaaaataaaatttgctgGTTTTTAtgtgagtgaaaaaaattatcaatcagctattgattattatgacaataataatattgataaatacgAAAGTGAATGTAAActagaaatagaaaatttaaagtcTGAAAAAATACGTGGTAGTATTTCTTTGCATGACATCTTGACAAAGAATAATAGATATTTATCATTGTAtgcgaaaaataaaactattgtaaaattatttgaatcaaacGAATATGAGTTAAATTTTCCAATATATGGTGGTattatttatggaaatttttctaGAGGAGtaagaagaaatttattgattgataAAATTGATGAGTATGgttttgatgaaattttttatcaattaccaATAGCTTGTATTGaggaaataataagttttctcaatgaaaatgatttaaaG ATCCCACCAGAGTTCGAATGGAGACTCGCTCGTGATACATATCCCCTCGAGTAA
- the LOC130675955 gene encoding coiled-coil domain-containing protein 115-like translates to MAASVDDVCEKLDNLFLRSLELMDEKIALTLQLENQMRDGHIELAKTRYIRGKESVGILQVPQDSTINSLFDLETIFNEENANQSIATPHFDISMKSKENGNDNNDPIRWFGVLVPQSLKTAQKRFQQSIYLSTKIANIDSELERIPKDFEDSKKLKSSLINVEE, encoded by the coding sequence ATGGCGGCAAGTGTTGATGATGTTTGTGAAAAACTGGATAATCTTTTTCTACGTTCATTAGAATTGATGgatgaaaaaattgcattgaCACTACAATTAGAAAATCAAATGCGAGATGGGCATATAGAATTAGCAAAAACTCGATATATACGTGGAAAAGAAAGTGTAGGAATACTTCAAGTACCTCAGGACTCTAcgataaattcattatttgatTTAGAAACAATATTCAATGAGGAGAATGCGAATCAATCAATTGCAACTCCACACTTTGACATCTCCATGAAAAGTAAAGAGAatggtaatgataataatgatccAATTCGATGGTTTGGTGTTTTAGTGCCTCAAAGCTTGAAGACTGCacaaaaaagatttcaacAATCAATTTATCTTTCTACAAAAATAGCAAATATTGATTCAGAACTAGAGAGAATTCCAAAGGACTTTGAAGAttctaaaaaattgaaaagtagtttaataaatgttgaagaataa
- the LOC130675949 gene encoding myotubularin-related protein 9, protein MEFFDMIPVAKVECVVLTEKTNEKQSRLEGTLCLSDHHLLLSFREESRKDLWLLYRNIDVIEKKTNNQIPGGSIILKCKDFRILQLDFINTDDLISIATSLEKLSSLDQTLQYPFFFRPQTLNQNKDQSENGWTAFTPVSEWSRLLASHGDEWRVSYLNRDYKVCNSYPSTLIVPRLIDDQMIISSAGFREGGRFPVLCYRHEGGSILFRSGQPLCGATGKRCKEDERLLNIVLGSGRRGYIIDTRSSSQAQSARARGGGTEIDSAYPQWRKVFKSVPRLSDLAESLSKLIEACNDISCSTSQWLSRLENSGWLSTVQSAMNAACVAAQCLHQELAAVLVHGGAGRDSTLVITSLAQIILNPDCRTVRGFEALLEREWVQAGHPFYTRTRHGAYYPTNSQHSPHAPTFLLFLDCLYQLHYQFQFSFEYTTEMLIELFKHAYFSGYGTFLGDSESDRISLRLAERTTSIWAYINKSESLEKWLNPLYEPNPGVIWPSVAPISINLWKELYLSHTSASPWSGFTACVTQIKHNHSSVKKVANQLRIQVRRALDDIICDQDTSCQTENDQEQLSPCFAQLTLESQKT, encoded by the exons atggaattttttgatatgATACCTGTCGCAAAAGTTGAATGTGTAGTATTAACAGAAAAAACAAACGAAAAGCAATCAAGACTTGAGGGCACACTTTGTTTAAGTGATCACCACcttttattgtcatttagAGAAGAATCCCGTAAAGATCTTTGGTTACTCTATCGTAATATTgatgttattgaaaaaaaaactaataaccAAATACCTGGAGGCAGTATTATACTCAAGTGTAAAGATTTTAGAATTTTACAGCTTGATTTTATCAACACTGACGATTTAATAAGTATCGCTACATCTTTAGAAAAACTGTCATCACTTG atcAAACCTTGcaatatccatttttttttcgcccgCAAacattaaatcaaaataaagacCAAAGTGAAAATGGGTGGACAGCATTTACTCCTGTGTCAGAGTGGTCACGATTATTAGCATCACATGGAGATGAATGGAGAGTAAGTTATCTTAATCGTGATTACAAAGTATGTAATTCATATCCATCTACGCTGATAGTACCACGTTTGATTGATGATCAAATGATAATATCGTCAGCAGGATTTAGAGAAGGAGGAAGATTTCCAGTTTTATGTTACAGACACGAAGGAGGA AGTATTCTCTTCAGAAGTGGCCAACCTCTGTGCGGTGCCACTGGAAAAAGATGTAAAGAAGACGAGAGGCTATTGAATATTGTCCTGGGTTCTGGAAGACGCGG atatataATTGACACGAGATCATCTAGTCAAGCACAGAGTGCTAGAGCAAGAGGTGGAGGAACAGAAATAGATTCAGCTTATCCACAATGGCgaaaagttttcaaaagtGTTCCACGTCTTTCAGACTTAGCTGAAAGTCTTAGCAAATTAATAGAAGCTTGTAATGATATTTCGTGCTCTACTAGTCAATGGTTATCAAGATTAGAAAACAGTGGATGGTTATCAACTGTCCAAAGTGCTATGAACGCTGCCTGTGTCGCTGCACAGTGCCTTCATCAAGAGTTAGCGGCAGTGCTAGTTcacg GAGGAGCTGGCCGCGATTCAACTCTTGTTATTACAAGTTTAgctcaaattattttaaatcccGATTGTCGGACTGTAAGAGGGTTTGAAGCTTTGTTAGAACGTGAGTGGGTTCAAGCAGGCCATCCTTTTTACACACGAACACGACATGGAGCTTACTATCCAACAAATTCACAACATTCACCTCATGCGCCAacatttcttctttttcttgaTTGTCTTTATCAATTACATTATCAATTTCAATTTAGTTTTGAATATACTACAGAAATGCTAATAGAACTTTTTAAACATGCCTATTTTTCTGGATATGGAACATTTTTAG GCGATTCTGAATCTGACAGAATAAGTTTACGGTTGGCAGAACGCACCACTAGTATCTGGGCGTATATAAACAAATCAGAGTCATTGGAAAAATGGTTAAATCCATTATATGAGCCTAATCCTGGTGTTATTTGGCCTAGTGTAGCGCCTATCAGTATTAATCTATGGAAAGAATTGTATTTAAGCCACACCTCAGCATCACCTTGGAGCGGGTTTACCGCGTGCGTCActcaaataaaacataatcattCATCAGTTAAAAAAGTTGCTAACCAATTACGAATACAGGTGCGTCGAGCTTTAGATGATATAATTTGTGATCAAGACACTTCCTgccaaacagaaaatgatcagGAACAATTGTCTCCGTGTTTTGCCCAATTGACGCTAGAATCTCAAAAgacttaa
- the LOC130675954 gene encoding Golgi SNAP receptor complex member 2, with protein sequence MEALYHQTNKLVQETQHLFTQLDRPLPNVDLNTIESDILAKINLINSNCEKLDVLCLKGPIAQRQNAKMRVDQLKYDSRHLNAALNSWKSQQYRRKQEEEEREALLSRQFTTNDHIDIMIDHTIQHNNQVRNANDGIDNLLQHGSGILENLRSQRMTLKGAHRRLIDIGNTLGLSNTTMRLIENRARQDGFILVGGIVITCIIITLVVIYMT encoded by the exons ATGGAAGCACTTTATcatcaaacaaataaattagtacAAGAAACCCAGCATCTTTTCACGCAGCTGGACAGACCTTTGCCCAATGTTGATTTAAATACTATTGAAAGCGACATACtcgctaaaataaatttaataaacag caatTGTGAAAAATTGGATGTGCTATGTCTGAAAGGGCCAATAGCACAGCGGCAGAATGCAAAAATGCGTGtagatcaattaaaatatgacAGTAGGCATTTAAATGCTGCTTTAAATTCATGGAAAAGTCAGCAGTACCGGCGTAAACaggaagaagaagaaagaGAGGCACTTTTATCACGTCAATTTACGACAAATGATCATATTGACATCATGATTGATCATACTATTCAACATAATAATCAAGTCAGAAATGCCAATGATGGTATCGACAATTTACTCCAACATGGTTCGggtattttagaaaatttaaggtCACAAAGAATGACATTGAAAGGCGCACATAGACGTCTAATAGATATCGGTAATACTTTGGGATTATCGAATACGACGATGCGATTAATTGAAAATCGTGCACGTCAGGATGGTTTTATCTTAGTCGGTGGTATTGTAATtacatgtataattataacacttgttgtaatatatatgacatga
- the LOC130675950 gene encoding beta-catenin-like protein 1 isoform X2: protein MDVGELLSYKPPSTTKRTHADDNDDDDDWDNGKKKKINKTPYHPRQSYTREVELTPVRSQPEPPTPTRNSSSRTGSESTANDIVEPELTDKQKAEILKLVEADTPEVEALDEANLKRMVLLFEKRAFRNQEMRVKFPDQPEKFMESEVELHETLQELHVVATNPELYPLMVELRAIPSLLELLSHENTDIAVGVVDLLQELTDVDILHESQDGADALIDALLDQQVSALLVQNLDRLDETVKEESDGVFNTLAIFENLLEFRPELCVDAGKQGLLQWLLRRLKAKLPFDTNKFLMETVNRDRFLRGEGLQLMNLMLREKKLSRNGSLKVLDHAMNGPDGKDNCTKFVDILGLRTIFPLFMKTPSKNRKKVFTAEEHEEHVVSIIASMLRNCKGQQRQRLLSKFTENDFEKVDRLMELHFKYLEKVEEIENNAKEDDDEEESYIKRLDGGLFTLQLVDYVLLEACAGCPPAVKQRVTRILSQRRASLKTIRHIMREYAGNLGEAGDAEWREAEQQRILQLIDKF from the exons atggaTGTAGGTGAATTATTATCATACAAA CCTCCGTCAACAACAAAACGTACACATGCCGACGATAATGACGATGACGATGACTGGGATAAtggaaagaagaaaaaaataaataaaactccgTATCATCCACGACAAAGTTATACTAGAGAAGTAGAATTAACTCCTGTAAGAAGTCAACCTGAACCTCCTACGCCGACTCGTAATTCATCATCACGAACAGGATCAGAGTCAACTGCCAATGATATCGTTGAGCCTGAGTTGACAGATAAACAAAAAgctgaaattttaaaacttgtgGAGGCAGACACTCCAGAAGTTGAAGCTCTTGACGAAGCTAATCTCAAGCGCATGGttttgttatttgaaaaacgcGCTTTTAGAAATCAGGAGATGAGAGTTAAATTTCCTGATCAGCCGGAAAa atttatGGAATCGGAAGTAGAATTACACGAGACACTTCAAGAACTTCATGTAGTTGCGACAAATCCAGAATTGTATCCATTGATGGTTGAACTGAGAGCAATACCTTCACTACTTGAATTATTGTCTCATGAAAATACAGACATCGCGGTAGGGGTCGTTGACCTTTTGCAAGAGTTAACAGACGTGGATATATTACATGAGAGTCAAGATGGAGCTGATGCGTTGATTGATGCTCTTCTAGATCAACAAGTTTCGGCATTGTTGGTACAAAATCTTGATAGACTTGATGAAACTGTTAAAGAAGAGAGTGACGGCGTGTTTAATACTTTAG ctatttttgaaaatctattgGAATTTAGGCCAGAATTGTGTGTCGATGCTGGCAAACAAGGACTGTTGCAATGGTTACTACGTCGTCTCAAAGCCAAACTACCATTTGATACTAATAAATT TTTAATGGAAACTGTTAACAGAGACAGATTTTTACGTGGTGAAGGTTTACAGCTGATGAATTTAATGttgagggaaaaaaaattgtcacgTAATGGATCACTAAAAGTACTAGATCACGCGATGAATGGACCAGATGGTAAAGACAATTGTACTAAATTTGTAGACATACTTGGACTTCGTACAATATTTCCATTGTTCATGAAAACACCGTcgaaaaatcgtaaaaaagttttcactGCTGAAGAGCATGAAGAACATGTTGTTTCTATAATTGCTAGTATGTTAAGAAATTGTAAAGGTCAACAACGTCAGAGATTACTTAGTAAATTTACTGAGAATGATTTCGAAAAAGTTGATCGTTTAATGGAGTTGCATTTCAAGTATCTTGAAAAAGTTgaggaaattgaaaataatgctAAA gaAGACGACGATGAAGAAGAATCTTATATAAAAAGACTAGACGGTGGATTATTTACATTACAATTAGTGGATTACGTACTACTAGAGGCATGTGCTGGTTGTCCACCAGCAGTTAAACAGCGTGTGACACGAATATTATCTCAACGACGAGCATCACTTAAAACAATCAGGCATATCATGAGAG agTACGCAGGAAATCTTGGAGAAGCAGGAGATGCAGAGTGGAGAGAAGCTGAACAACAGAGAATTCtacaattaattgataaattttaa
- the LOC130675950 gene encoding beta-catenin-like protein 1 isoform X1 — protein sequence MDVGELLSYKPPSTTKRTHADDNDDDDDWDNGKKKKINKTPYHPRQSYTREVELTPVRSQPEPPTPTRNSSSRTGSESTANDIVEPELTDKQKAEILKLVEADTPEVEALDEANLKRMVLLFEKRAFRNQEMRVKFPDQPEKFMESEVELHETLQELHVVATNPELYPLMVELRAIPSLLELLSHENTDIAVGVVDLLQELTDVDILHESQDGADALIDALLDQQVSALLVQNLDRLDETVKEESDGVFNTLAIFENLLEFRPELCVDAGKQGLLQWLLRRLKAKLPFDTNKLYASELLSILLQQSSENNLLLGDLDGIDVLLQQLAYYKRHDPQTTEEQEMMENLFNVLCCSLMETVNRDRFLRGEGLQLMNLMLREKKLSRNGSLKVLDHAMNGPDGKDNCTKFVDILGLRTIFPLFMKTPSKNRKKVFTAEEHEEHVVSIIASMLRNCKGQQRQRLLSKFTENDFEKVDRLMELHFKYLEKVEEIENNAKEDDDEEESYIKRLDGGLFTLQLVDYVLLEACAGCPPAVKQRVTRILSQRRASLKTIRHIMREYAGNLGEAGDAEWREAEQQRILQLIDKF from the exons atggaTGTAGGTGAATTATTATCATACAAA CCTCCGTCAACAACAAAACGTACACATGCCGACGATAATGACGATGACGATGACTGGGATAAtggaaagaagaaaaaaataaataaaactccgTATCATCCACGACAAAGTTATACTAGAGAAGTAGAATTAACTCCTGTAAGAAGTCAACCTGAACCTCCTACGCCGACTCGTAATTCATCATCACGAACAGGATCAGAGTCAACTGCCAATGATATCGTTGAGCCTGAGTTGACAGATAAACAAAAAgctgaaattttaaaacttgtgGAGGCAGACACTCCAGAAGTTGAAGCTCTTGACGAAGCTAATCTCAAGCGCATGGttttgttatttgaaaaacgcGCTTTTAGAAATCAGGAGATGAGAGTTAAATTTCCTGATCAGCCGGAAAa atttatGGAATCGGAAGTAGAATTACACGAGACACTTCAAGAACTTCATGTAGTTGCGACAAATCCAGAATTGTATCCATTGATGGTTGAACTGAGAGCAATACCTTCACTACTTGAATTATTGTCTCATGAAAATACAGACATCGCGGTAGGGGTCGTTGACCTTTTGCAAGAGTTAACAGACGTGGATATATTACATGAGAGTCAAGATGGAGCTGATGCGTTGATTGATGCTCTTCTAGATCAACAAGTTTCGGCATTGTTGGTACAAAATCTTGATAGACTTGATGAAACTGTTAAAGAAGAGAGTGACGGCGTGTTTAATACTTTAG ctatttttgaaaatctattgGAATTTAGGCCAGAATTGTGTGTCGATGCTGGCAAACAAGGACTGTTGCAATGGTTACTACGTCGTCTCAAAGCCAAACTACCATTTGATACTAATAAATTGTATGCCAgtgaattattatcaatattattgcAACAAAGTTCagagaataatttattattaggtGATCTTGATGGCATTGATGTTTTGTTACAACAATTGGCTTACTATAAACGTCATGACCCTCAAACAACCGAAGAACAAGAAATGATGGAGAATTTATTCAACGTTTTGTGTTGCAGTTTAATGGAAACTGTTAACAGAGACAGATTTTTACGTGGTGAAGGTTTACAGCTGATGAATTTAATGttgagggaaaaaaaattgtcacgTAATGGATCACTAAAAGTACTAGATCACGCGATGAATGGACCAGATGGTAAAGACAATTGTACTAAATTTGTAGACATACTTGGACTTCGTACAATATTTCCATTGTTCATGAAAACACCGTcgaaaaatcgtaaaaaagttttcactGCTGAAGAGCATGAAGAACATGTTGTTTCTATAATTGCTAGTATGTTAAGAAATTGTAAAGGTCAACAACGTCAGAGATTACTTAGTAAATTTACTGAGAATGATTTCGAAAAAGTTGATCGTTTAATGGAGTTGCATTTCAAGTATCTTGAAAAAGTTgaggaaattgaaaataatgctAAA gaAGACGACGATGAAGAAGAATCTTATATAAAAAGACTAGACGGTGGATTATTTACATTACAATTAGTGGATTACGTACTACTAGAGGCATGTGCTGGTTGTCCACCAGCAGTTAAACAGCGTGTGACACGAATATTATCTCAACGACGAGCATCACTTAAAACAATCAGGCATATCATGAGAG agTACGCAGGAAATCTTGGAGAAGCAGGAGATGCAGAGTGGAGAGAAGCTGAACAACAGAGAATTCtacaattaattgataaattttaa